From the Carassius carassius chromosome 45, fCarCar2.1, whole genome shotgun sequence genome, one window contains:
- the LOC132127449 gene encoding V-type proton ATPase subunit B, brain isoform-like — MKALRGMVSGAVSEISSAVTGSKHVAVRENVLAVTRDYISQPRLTYKTVAGVNGPLVILDQVKFPRFAEIVHLTLPDGTKRSGQVLEVTGSKAVVQVFEGTSGIDAKKTSCEFTGDILRIPVSEDMLGRVFNGSGKPIDRGPVVLAEDYLDINGQPINPQCRIYPEEMIQTGISAIDGMNSIARGQKIPIFSAAGLPHNEIAAQICRQAGLVKKSKDVMDYSEENFAIVFAAMGVNMETARFFKSDFEENGSMDNVCLFLNLANDPTIERIITPRLALTSAEFLAYQCEKHVLVILTDMSSYAEALREVSAAREEVPGRRGFPGYMYTDLATIYERAGRVEGRNGSITQIPILTMPNDDITHPIPDLTGYITEGQIYVDRQLHNRQIYPPINVLPSLSRLMKSAIGEGMTRKDHSDVSNQLYACYAIGKDVQAMKAVVGEEALTSDDLLYLEFLQKFEKNFISQGAYENRTVFETLDIGWQLLRIFPKEMLKRIPQSTLAEFYPRDSKH; from the exons ATGAAGGCTCTTAGAGGAATGGTGAGCGGAGCCGTGAGTGAAATATCGTCTGCTGTTACCGGGAGCAAACACGTCGCCGTTCGGGAAAATGTCCTCGCCGTGACTCGTGACTACATTTCTCAGCCGAGATTAA CATATAAAACCGTTGCTGGTGTTAATGGACCCCTGGTGATTTTGGATCAAGTGAAG TTCCCCAGGTTTGCTGAGATTGTTCATCTGACTCTGCCTGATGGCACCAAGAGGAGCGGACAAGTGCTGGAGGTCACAGGCTCCAAAGCTGTGGTACAG gtgtTTGAGGGAACATCTGGTATCGATGCCAAAAAAACTTCATGTGAATTCACAGGGGACATTTTGCGCATACCTGTGTCTGAGGATATGCTGG GTCGGGTCTTCAACGGCTCAGGAAAGCCAATTGATCGAGGACCTGTGGTGCTGGCAGAGGACTACTTAGACATTAATG GTCAGCCGATTAATCCTCAGTGTCGTATTTATCCTGAGGAAATGATCCAGACTGGCATCTCTGCCATTGATGGAATGAACAGTATTGCAAGAGGCCAAAAAATTCCCATTTTTTCTGCAGCTGGTCTACCCCACAATGAG ATTGCTGCACAGATCTGTCGTCAGGCGGGATTGGTGAAGAAGTCCAAAGATGTTATGGATTATAGTGAGGAGAACTTTGCCATTGTGTTTGCTGCCATGGGG GTCAACATGGAGACTGCAAGATTTTTTAAGTCTGATTTCGAAGAGAATGGGTCCATGGACAATGTGTGCCTCTTTTTAAATTTGGCCAATGATCCCAC GATTGAACGCATCATTACTCCTCGCCTTGCACTTACCTCAGCTGAGTTTCTGGCTTACCAGTGTGAGAAACACGTGCTGGTCATATTGACTGACATGAGCTCTTATGCCGAGGCTTTACGAGAG GTCTCAGCAGCTAGAGAAGAGGTTCCTGGTCGACGTGGTTTCCCAGGTTACATGTACACTGATCTGGCAACAATATACGAGAGGGCTGGACGTGTGGAGGGACGCAATGGCTCCATCACCCAAATCCCAATCCTCACTATGCCCAATGATG ATATTACACATCCTATTCCCGATTTAACTGGCTACATCACAGAGGGTCAAATTTATGTGGACAGGCAGCTTCATAACAGACAG ATCTATCCTCCCATCAATGTACTACCTTCTTTGTCTCGATTGATGAAGTCAGCCATTGGTGAAGGAATGACACGCAAAGACCACTCAGACGTCTCTAATCAGCTG TATGCTTGCTATGCCATCGGGAAAGATGTGCAGGCAATGAAGGCCGTGGTTGGGGAAGAAGCACTGACATCAGATGACTTGTTGTACCTGGAGTTCTTACAGAAATTTGAGAAGAATTTTATTTCCCAGG GTGCATATGAGAACCGAACTGTGTTTGAAACACTGGACATTGGCTGGCAGCTGTTGAGAATCTTCCCCAAGGAGATGCTGAAGAGGATTCCTCAGAGCACTCTGGCTGAGTTTTACCCCCGAGACTCCAAACATTAG